Genomic window (Rhododendron vialii isolate Sample 1 chromosome 4a, ASM3025357v1):
ttttgatatttaggatggttatgagcatgtatgcATGATTACTAGGTTTATTTGCCTCGATgtatgataaagcataagtggttttcactccaaaggcatccgtacatgtggcattatgctttaagtggtgattcaagcatgattagtaatatagagttggatgatcttgctagtttagtttcaagatttcaatgaatgatttatatgtgaaaagtcctaccgtggaattgttgcatgaaaacgagacacataaATTGAGaaggtagaaacatgacacttagggtgttGCTAATGAAAGGTGTGCTTGAAAAAGGAAGTtatttgaaaaccgcaatgtggccggacttggtagcccattgtgtggtgtatgtgtgtgtgccaataggaacccagagcggcggaaccattgtgaggatactcgggaacccggagcggcggaaccgaggttgagtgtgtaaaaacagattttgaaaatgttgatttggtaaatgaaaggtgaaaccagtgacacggtctacgaaatgacgcgtaggagaaactcagaaaatcacggacaccaacgttagtagatagtgaatgtggatgtgtcattattaacTGTTTTGTAAattatgcatgtactatgtgatCATTTGTTtgtaagtcaagggttagagggtatggattattctattgagctcctgtagctcatggtgttacctttggtgactctaacatattatattggtggcgacgctggtataatgtgtcagaccttgtagatgaacagggtgaactctacaccttggaagctttcggagccgaggagcggGATAGGATGAAGGAGCAGGTGGAACAGtagatagaaaccctagttttcccTTCCGtgtttagaggtgtcaaacgtgccagtcgtgccgtgccgtgccattttcttccgtgccaaccgtgcttcgtgtcgtgccgtaccGTGCCCGTTTACTTCATCGTGCCATGGCGTGCCGAGCCAtaccgtgcccgtgccgtgccgtggtGGGCCATTTTGCTTTGTCGGGCTGTGTCGGGCCGTGCCTTTttaaatcgtgtcatgtcgtgccgtacccgattaattaatcgtgcTGGATCGTGCCGTacctttttttgtcgggtcgtgtcgtgccgtgcctttttttgtcgggtcgtgccgtgccgtgccttttttttgtcgggtcgtgtcgtgccgtgcctttttttgtcgggttgtgtgtgtcgtgccgtgctttttttttgtcgggtcgtgtgactcgtgtcgtgccgtgccttttttgtcGGTTCGTGTCATCCCGTGCGGCCCTTAATcgtgtgtcgtgccgtgccatgttGTGCCATCGATTTTCATATACACATTACCAACCGGCAATTGATTTtcgtctaaaaaaaaatcttcctaTAAAACACATTCTGGTGCCCAAAAAACACAGATTTTTGACATTCAATAGAAAAGCTTGGTGCTCATTCTCGACCAGATCAAAAGCTATTTGAAATGCGAGCAAAGCTGATTCCTTATTTTCAGATGGTAGAAGTTTTTCCAAGATGCTGAAAACACCCTCTGGGTCATCCAGTAATATCAGGCACTGGCAAATGCTTAAATAATCAGGAGAAGGCAACTTATGGTATAGTTTAACAAGAGAAGACGAACCACTTGTGTACAAGATCGGCGGAGAGTTTGGATTAGTTTATGAATAGCTCATCTCCTTCCTTCAAACTATATTTTGTTCATATCCATCAAACAATTGGGAATAATTATCAATTATATggtgaaaaaaagaaggatatCTTCTTTGATATGTAAAATTAAAGttctccaaataaaaaaattgcagacATACAAATTATACAATTTCACCAAACAGGAGGCAAACCTTCTATCCTACCACCTCCGTTTCCTCTCCATGGAAAACCATTCTCACTCAAAAAAACCGCATCCATACAAGTTCTAGATAATCAATCTGGTTCATACATGTGTTTGGAAGTTGGAACACTACGGCTATGTTTGGTAGCGCTTTCACTTtcagttttctgttttttttacctgaattttaaaaaactggaCATGGTCCACTTGGAAGTATGTTTGCATGTCTATTTTCATTTGCAAAAAGAGAGAATgactttaaaaaattttgaaaattggagAAGTAGCAAAACTGAGCTTCCACtatttctaaaaacaaaaacaggctGCGCGAGACGCAAGTTCAAGTCTTATATTATTAAATCAATCAATCTTTGAAAACATGATACAACCAAAATCACCCTAGTTTATGTAACAACTCTTGTTCAATTAAGCTCAAGGACAGAACGGACTACaagattaagaaaataaaacaatcatAACAGTTGAAGCAGCTACTACTCTGACCAAAAAAGCTTGcatcaaataaaatataaagaGCCTGTTAAAATGTGGGAGAcatgaaaaaacagaaaaataagtgtccaaacaaaattcaaacgaAGTCTTGATAATCCAACCATTCATTAGCCAAAGGAACTTAAATCAACGTCTCGGCTAAATGATAAGAAGCTAACTAATGGCAAGGCATAGTGTATATACTTTGAGTCCTACTCCAGGAAAGTCAGAAAGACAAAGGAGAGACTACGGGAAAGAGCTCAATTTGTGTTGAACACTAAAATCAGACAAGAAAGAGCCATTAGCAAATGGAAAGGGGAAGCAACCAATTGATCCCTTTTTAGTAATAGAATACAAGCAGCAAATCAATTGATTTACAAGTCCAAACAACCACAAGTTAGGGCAAACAGTGATCTGAAAAAAAACTACACATAAGTTAGGGCTATCAACAGACGTACATATGTACAGATGCATACATACACATAAGTTTAGGGCTTTTCGTTTTCGAATAGATTCAATTCGAttcatacatatacatatttagTGTTAACTCAACTACGGCTGAAAGctgaatggtaaaaaaaaaaacctcaaggtTCAATTCTAGGCAAAGTAGTTGTTGGTTATTGGAATGAATGCAGGAATATATTGGGCAATCTCTTGCAATGCTTTTTCTTACCATTCGAAGAGAACAGAATGCAAATGGAATCGTCATCCACCATTTAGGACTCAACTCAACAGAATTGTTCCAGAGAACTGAACCAGAACAGTCCTATTCTCAGCAGGTTGTGTTTCAAAAATTAGCAGGGTCATTTGTTATTCGATGAGCTAAGCCCGAGCTTCATTTAATAGCTCGTATAATAAAAGAACTGAACCAGAACAGTCCTATTCTCAGCAGGTTGTGTTTCAAAAATTAGCATATGATGTATGTTTGTGATTTTCTAAACTTCTTGGATGTTCATTAAACCATTTGACTCTGTCAAGTACATACAATAACATTCCAAAAGGAGAAGACAAACTACTGTTTCAAGGTTTTGTTTCGCACTAAACTGGTATTAACAACTCCTGATTACAGTTTCAAAGCAATTCTTAGACTTACTAAGCCAAGCCAAAATATGCTGGTAAGCTCATGACATGAATATGCATGGTTTTGTCcgtggcttattcatttcagactaaaaggagacacacacacacacaccccacattGTCCAGAACGCATGCAGGCATCATCCACTTCAGTTAAGCGAAGCTAAACAGACCACAAGGcatgcaatcaaataaacagCTAACAGACTAACAAACTaacagactggaggggctaggccgccacctcaactcagcaaacagaatatgcgaggggttatgccaccacctcggctaagaaatgcaatcaaataaaagtAACTATACTAACTAAAAACAACTCAATATTAAGcatggcttcgttacacctcaggttAGCATAAAaacaggttagaggtatccaccaagctAAATATGAGATACTAACACATAACTACTAGAGTCTAGAGATTGAAAATGCTCCAATCCTTACTATTTAACGTATTTACTTTTGGTATTCAAACAGATCAAACTGCATATGTTGTATGCACTATTTCCAACACATAAGCAGACTAAGCAGTAAGCACCATTTACTTTAATTGAGGGAATCATAAAACAACTATagatacaaaaataagtaaGAAAATCCACCTTCAACATTTTGTTGGTATTAATTTGCTCCAGCCTTCACGTGGTTTGGTTCTTGGCGTCTATGGTCTACATTGGTCCTACAAAACAAgaaccagcagcagcagcagcagaaaacaGGTATATAAAAGCCAAATGAACAAGgaaattgaataagaaaattGAATTCTGCTCAGATATTAGTTCCTTTTATCATCATAgcagaaaattgaaatggatgcaACGTTAAGTTGCCATTatggccttcataagttgcaacaccACTTCATAGTTCATAACAACACAACTACGGCTCAGAcataagtgttttttttatcatcatagccagaAACTGAAATGGATGCGGCAACGTTAAGTTGCCTtaaaggccttcataagttgcaacacaatcacacttcgCTTTGCCAAAAACTGGGGTTAtgtctgtggcttattcatttcagactaaaaggagacacacacacaccccacactGCCACACTGTCCACACACACCACAACGCATGCAGGCAACATCCACTTCAGTTAAGTGAAGCTAAACAGACCACAAGACATGTAGCATAACTTAGGGCCTTAGGCTCAGCATGTTAGTTAACAAAATACATCATAGCCAAAAATTGAAGCGGGGGCAACATCATGTTAccatttaaggccttcataagttgccaCAATATCCACTTCAGCCCACttactgaaatgaataagccataCACAATgctgaaatgaataagccacagacacaaccccaacagaaaaaatgaataatagatTCAAACCAAATGACAGCAGGTCCCCCTAATCACTGTCTATATCAGAATCTGCAAAATAGCCTCTGAATTCATCTTTAGCCGATCTTTTTTGAATTCCAAGGCGTGCATCCTCCCAATCTTTCAAACATATGAGACAATCCAAAATGTCTGGAGCAAGTCTGCTcctcctctcatccaacactCTTTTACCTGCACTAAAAGCAGATTCGGATGCTACTGTAGACACAGGAGGGGTAAGTAGATCACGTGCCATGATTGAAAGAACAGGatatttatcttcattttttttccaccaagcTAAGACATCAAAATCACGCCTGTCATTCACGTTAATAGATTCTAGGTCCAAATATTTCTCGAGTTCAATGCGTGAAGTTCCAGTGCTACTTCCTATTCCTAAATTTGAactaacaaaatcccaaaattcatCATTGGTACTTGTAGAAGATGTTAAAGGAGCAGTAGTACATGAAGCATTAGAAcgaaacttagattcatatTTGGCATACATGATATTCAGTAAATCATTCACATTAGCAGAAGAAGGTAAAGCGGTAATCCCCAAATTCGTACCAATCTCTCTTAAGAGCAAGCTAACACCTTGTAACTTCATCCTAGGGTCCATTATTGCAGCTAACATAAATATTGATGGCATTTCCTCataatattttctgaattttcctTCCATATCTATACAAGCATGTGCAAAATTTGGATGTTCCCTATGTTTACGAAAATTGACACTGATattgaaaagatgatgaagcACAATACAAGAAGTAGGATAACGAACACCCGAACAAGCTACGGTAGCAGCATaaaacactttcaaaaatttcatgaactcaaaaccaatttccCAATCAGCTATAGTTAAAGGATTACCACGACACGGTCGATACCTCTGATTAACATAAGCAGATATTGCATCACTATATTTTTGACAAGACTTTAACATAAGGTAGGTCGAATTCCAACGATTTTGAACATCAGAGttcatatttttgggtttaagactGTAAAGTGATGTGCACAATTTatcaaattcttgttgcctagatggggaagtagcaataaaaagaacagcatctctaatttttttaatctgtgGTGCTATATGTTTTAAACCATCTTGCACAACTAAATTAATGACATGACATACACATCGCAAATGCAATAATTCACCAAAATAAGGAGTCATCAAATTTCTTATAAACAATGGAAGTGTAGCACTATTAGCACTATGGTTGTCAAAAGTAATGCTATAAACTCTATCAACAACTTCAAAATccctaaaaacacccataatactTTCATAAATCTGTTCAGCATCATGAGGAAACTCCACTAAAcggaaagcaataatttttttttgcaaagtccAACTAGAGTCTATATAATGAGCAGTCACACAAATATAACCACGATTATTTATACCAGACCACATATCAGAAGTAAAACCTATAGCACCAACAGTTGCAAGTTCactaatcaaatcttttttaacTTCACTATAAGCTTTCTTCGTATCATTACGGGTTGAATTTCTAGAAACTTTAGCAAATGAAGGATTCAGacaatttttgacaaaatattcaaatctaatatcatcaccaaaagtaaatggttgttCTGCTGCAGCTACATAAAGGGCCAGTCCatgtctcattttttcttttgaataaacaaaattacTACTATCAGATGCATCACCAATTTTATCAGCATGTTTACTCCTTAGATGTCTACCATGTGGCCCTACACCGTTATTACTTTTGCATTTATAATATGTGTCACAATAATGGCATACTGCCCTAGCTCCTATGTCAacaccattttcatttttgaagttttcattTATAGAGAAATGATTCCATACCCATGAGTGGCGTCGTGACCTTTTTGAACCACTAAGGCCTGAATTTGCAGCTGCATGAGTAGAATCTGTCGGAGTACCAGTGGAACCTAGAAGGCCTGTTCCACTTggaccacttccaccaccaacaATGTTTGAAGCAGCCTCCTCACCTATAGAACCCACACGCTGTGGTCCAATAGGGTTTCGTGGTAGTTCTTCAGAACCTGAGTGGGGGTCACGATCCTCCCCATTTCCAGCATCcatctacaaaaaaaacaatataacaGGGGTTAGTGGGAAACacgaaagccctaattttgtaaCCCCAAATGCAATATTCAAGTAATGCAAAAATAAACTAATCCATATCAAGTATGAAGTATCAACAGACAACAGTGCATATCTATAACAAAATCCACAGATCTGGTCATTTCTAGAATATACAAAATATCAACAGTGCATCTGTGCATGTGTGTACTAATATACGAAATTAGTGCAGGTGTGTCCCGTGTCGTGTGTGTACAAAATCAGTTTCGACAAATTTGTCGAAAATATACTAATATACGAAATCACTCAAGTTAGtaacaaaagccctaatttcttgttactaatttcagaaattagcaacaaaaaccctaattacgtaaccctaatttcagaaattagcaacaaaaatCCTAATtccgtaaccctaatttcagaaattagtaacaaaattgaaaagccctaatttgttgttacaaatttgagaaattagaaacaaaaaccctaatttcgtaaCAAAAGTGAAACTTCGTCAGTAGATAAGGGGAAACCAGGTTAAAACCCTATTTTCAGAAACCCTATTTACAGTAGATAAGGGGAAACTGAagagggaagtgagagaggtACCTGTGCAACTGTGCTCAGAGAGATACGGTGACTGGTGAGTCACGTGAGTGAGTCGGTGAGCTCACTGCTCAGTACCTGAGCGGCTGAGCCTGAGGTGATGAGAGAGTCTGACCGTGAGcagcgagacagagagaggagcagcgagagagagagagagagagagagagagagagacagagagacagagagtgtATCTGTGTATGTGAGTCCGAGTctctgagagagtgagagacagagagaggtgAATCACTCGGTGAATGGATCCAAAGAATGCAAGAGGCCCAGAATCCGAACGTTGCTCACAGAGAGACGTTGAGActggagagagacagagagacgttgagaacttgagagttgagaggaGTGACAGAACAGAAGTCTGAGAGAGTGAGATCGGAGAATGACTGAATGAGATGTCTGCTAGGGCAGCATCTCATTCCTTTTATATGATGTGTGTGATCATGTGCATACGATACACCATAATGCATGTGCACCAACTTATCGAAAATTCTCGTAGagtcctataatgcatcacTCGAGGGCATCTTGAGCTGGTtattgaaaatccgaaccgtctaccttttatgtgaGAGTGACtatatcattcatgcaaaaaatgaagcaaattgGCTATCGTTATATGTTACATCGCACATGACAAAAAAttcctattaatgaatctaTGTTTCGATGAAAGGGTgtccaaaacccgatagacccgaaTTTTTGCcaaagtgattaaaacaccaataacaacgaaatgaacggtatggatcatcatacttgtgtcgcaatcgtgtggctagcgtACATTGGACTATAGCGGAATACATTAGTTTAGAACTAGATAAGTTAGATGTATAGATTTAAACGGTAGCTGCAGACTCATTATTTCAAatattcgatctaaaccgttacgatttaagatcttatcaGATTTATCATCCTCCCCAAAATAGGAGATAATTGGATATCGGAGAACATGTGATCAGAACAT
Coding sequences:
- the LOC131323832 gene encoding zinc finger BED domain-containing protein RICESLEEPER 2-like: MDAGNGEDRDPHSGSEELPRNPIGPQRVGSIGEEAASNIVGGGSGPSGTGLLGSTGTPTDSTHAAANSGLSGSKRSRRHSWVWNHFSINENFKNENGVDIGARAVCHYCDTYYKCKSNNGVGPHGRHLRSKHADKIGDASDSSNFVYSKEKMRHGLALYVAAAEQPFTFVSRNSTRNDTKKAYSEVKKDLISELATVGAIGFTSDMWSGINNRGYICVTAHYIDSSWTLQKKIIAFRLVEFPHDAEQIYESIMGVFRDFEVVDRVYSITFDNHSANSATLPLQQEFDKLCTSLYSLKPKNMNSDVQNRWNSTYLMLKSCQKYSDAISAYVNQRYRPCRGNPLTIADWEIGFEFMKFLKVFYAATVACSGVRYPTSCIVLHHLFNISVNFRKHREHPNFAHACIDMEGKFRKYYEEMPSIFMLAAIMDPRMKLQGVSLLLREIGTNLGITALPSSANVNDLLNIMYAKYESKFRSNASCTTAPLTSSTSTNDEFWDFVSSNLGIGSSTGTSRIELEKYLDLESINVNDRRDFDVLAWWKKNEDKYPVLSIMARDLLTPPVSTVASESAFSAGKRVLDERRSRLAPDILDCLICLKDWEDARLGIQKRSAKDEFRGYFADSDIDISGLKWILWQLMKALNGNMMLPPLQFLAMIGVATYEGHNGNLTLHPFQFSAMMIKGTNI